A window from Thermodesulfobacteriota bacterium encodes these proteins:
- a CDS encoding FAD-dependent monooxygenase yields the protein MTDSGNSHTDVLVVGAGPTGLTMACELARHGITPRIIDKAPAPSDKSKAFGIHARTLEVFETMGIVDTVLGRGNICNGFDMYDHGKPLASVVFDSLPTKYPYFLIIAQSDTEKILNAHLESYGIEVEREKELVGIEHTQDSVSARLRLKDGAEELIDCTYIAGCDGAHSTARHVLGFEFKGAPYPNYWLLADCDLDWRYPLHHMSVFIHPLGVTAYFPLYSDRGRLMFELPDAPVDEEMAEPAIEDVRRLMDEREIDYRSVRNPNWLAYFKLHHRMVDKYGEGRVFLSGDAAHIHSPMGGQGMNTGIQDACNLAWKLALVLKGRSPESLLDSYNAERHRVGKGVVSLTDMATKMVGIHNPVLAAIRNKLVGTLSKLDPVQEKLLTTLSQIEINYRESPIVGERWYQPDAIEGYHNYRRDLEAGERVKDYALTSLDGKTSLRLYGLLRDTRHKLLLFSGALPEGMEFDELRKIHNTIGSEYKDLIDVHLIAGTHDLPSGFEKMKSVWSDKDLGMHRDFGAAKSSLYLIRPDGYIGFRNEPASLSDLLEYLPVIFL from the coding sequence TCCACGCGCGGACTCTCGAGGTGTTCGAGACGATGGGTATTGTGGATACGGTGCTCGGACGGGGGAATATCTGTAACGGGTTCGATATGTACGATCACGGAAAACCTCTCGCAAGCGTCGTATTCGACAGCCTTCCGACGAAATATCCCTATTTCCTGATTATTGCACAGAGCGACACGGAGAAGATACTGAACGCGCATCTCGAGTCCTACGGGATAGAGGTCGAGCGCGAGAAAGAGCTAGTCGGCATCGAGCATACACAGGATTCCGTCTCGGCCCGGTTGAGGTTGAAGGACGGCGCCGAGGAGCTCATCGATTGTACTTATATAGCCGGTTGCGACGGGGCCCACAGCACTGCGCGCCATGTCCTCGGCTTCGAGTTCAAAGGGGCTCCTTATCCGAATTACTGGCTCCTCGCCGACTGCGACCTCGACTGGAGGTACCCGCTCCACCATATGTCGGTCTTCATTCATCCCCTGGGCGTGACTGCGTATTTCCCTCTATACAGCGACAGAGGACGACTGATGTTCGAGCTCCCCGACGCTCCCGTTGACGAGGAGATGGCCGAGCCCGCGATCGAAGACGTTAGAAGACTCATGGACGAGAGGGAGATCGATTACAGGAGCGTCCGAAACCCGAACTGGCTCGCGTATTTCAAGCTCCACCACCGGATGGTCGATAAGTACGGTGAGGGCCGGGTGTTCCTCTCCGGCGACGCAGCCCATATACACAGCCCTATGGGCGGCCAGGGCATGAATACGGGTATACAGGACGCGTGCAACCTCGCATGGAAGCTCGCGCTCGTGCTCAAGGGCAGGTCGCCCGAGAGCCTTCTCGACAGCTACAATGCCGAGAGACACCGCGTGGGCAAGGGCGTAGTAAGCTTGACGGACATGGCTACCAAGATGGTAGGGATCCATAACCCTGTACTAGCAGCCATTCGGAACAAGCTCGTCGGCACCTTATCGAAATTAGACCCGGTTCAGGAAAAGCTGCTGACGACTCTCTCTCAGATAGAGATCAACTACAGGGAGAGCCCGATCGTCGGTGAGAGGTGGTATCAGCCTGATGCAATCGAGGGATACCACAACTACAGGCGCGACCTCGAAGCCGGGGAGAGGGTGAAGGATTATGCTCTAACAAGCCTCGACGGAAAAACGAGTTTGCGGCTTTACGGTCTCCTCAGGGATACAAGGCACAAACTTCTGCTGTTCTCAGGCGCCCTGCCCGAGGGTATGGAATTCGATGAATTGAGAAAAATACATAACACCATAGGATCCGAGTACAAAGACCTGATCGACGTTCATTTGATTGCGGGTACTCATGACCTCCCGTCCGGTTTCGAAAAGATGAAGTCGGTATGGAGCGATAAGGACTTGGGGATGCACCGGGACTTCGGCGCCGCGAAATCGAGCCTGTATCTCATACGCCCGGACGGCTACATAGGCTTCAGGAACGAGCCCGCGAGCCTGAGCGACCTGCTCGAATACCTCCCGGTAATATTTTTATGA
- a CDS encoding Mut7-C RNAse domain-containing protein: MPEYRAYFHFYRELRDFFADPGAAISVKYDFDGKPSVKDAIEAIGVPHTEVDSIVVNGDPAGFGYHLGDGDAVSVYPASLSPEIPAKVPLRGEPRPSFVVDVNLGKLARLLRMLGFDAAYRNNYTDHEIAGLAGREGRTVLTRDRRLLRFRVIEHGYWLRSDDPRMQVKEVIRRFGLDPVIKPFNRCLECNGVIVPTEKEQVLEMLEPKTKLYYDEFYVCSDCGKIYWKGSHYEHMNAVLEDIRRSYTGF; the protein is encoded by the coding sequence ATGCCTGAATACAGGGCGTATTTTCATTTCTATCGCGAGCTCCGCGATTTCTTCGCCGACCCCGGCGCCGCTATATCTGTAAAATACGATTTCGACGGAAAGCCGTCCGTCAAAGACGCGATAGAGGCGATAGGCGTGCCCCATACCGAAGTGGATTCGATAGTCGTGAACGGAGACCCGGCAGGCTTCGGTTATCATCTCGGGGACGGGGACGCAGTGTCCGTCTATCCTGCGTCATTAAGCCCCGAGATTCCGGCGAAGGTCCCGCTCCGGGGCGAGCCGCGTCCGTCGTTCGTCGTGGACGTGAATCTCGGCAAGCTCGCGCGTCTCCTGAGGATGCTCGGCTTCGATGCAGCGTACAGGAACAACTACACCGACCACGAAATCGCGGGGCTCGCCGGGAGAGAGGGCCGCACTGTGCTTACGCGCGACAGGAGGCTCCTCAGGTTCAGGGTAATCGAGCACGGCTACTGGCTCAGGTCGGACGACCCACGCATGCAGGTTAAGGAGGTAATCAGGAGGTTCGGCCTCGATCCCGTTATCAAGCCCTTTAACAGATGCCTCGAATGTAACGGCGTCATCGTGCCCACCGAGAAGGAGCAGGTCCTCGAGATGCTCGAGCCAAAGACAAAACTTTATTACGACGAATTCTACGTATGCTCCGATTGCGGGAAGATTTACTGGAAAGGCTCTCACTACGAGCACATGAACGCGGTACTGGAGGACATCAGGCGTTCGTATACAGGTTTTTAA
- the folK gene encoding 2-amino-4-hydroxy-6-hydroxymethyldihydropteridine diphosphokinase produces the protein MNLNRAVIGLGSNINPQENIRKAKDAIAGEFKLIKSSSFVETDPVGFEDQDRFLNGAILIETELDADSLKSRLKILETELGRVKTDNKHGPRAIDLDILVWNGEVVDGEVYEREFLRRSIKELLPEMGLKP, from the coding sequence ATGAACTTGAACAGGGCAGTGATAGGACTCGGCTCCAACATAAATCCCCAAGAGAACATCCGCAAAGCCAAAGACGCGATAGCAGGCGAGTTTAAGCTGATAAAGTCCTCATCGTTCGTCGAGACGGATCCCGTCGGGTTCGAGGACCAGGACAGGTTCTTGAACGGGGCGATCCTTATAGAGACGGAGCTTGACGCCGACAGCCTGAAATCGCGGCTGAAGATTCTGGAAACGGAGCTCGGGAGGGTGAAAACGGACAATAAGCACGGCCCGAGGGCGATAGACCTCGACATACTAGTCTGGAACGGGGAGGTCGTCGACGGGGAGGTGTACGAGAGGGAGTTCCTGAGGAGGTCGATAAAGGAGCTATTGCCGGAGATGGGCTTGAAACCGTAG
- the folB gene encoding dihydroneopterin aldolase, translating into MIIKIENLRLRTVVGVFEWEKKVKQEVVINIEIEFDGREAMEKDDISFTVDYKSMTKKIISEIEDGEFNLIERIAGNVVKIILEDGRVRRATAKVDKPGALRFADSVSVTHSESR; encoded by the coding sequence GTGATTATAAAGATAGAGAACCTGAGACTGAGGACTGTCGTCGGCGTCTTCGAGTGGGAGAAGAAGGTAAAGCAGGAAGTAGTCATAAACATAGAGATCGAATTTGACGGCAGAGAGGCCATGGAAAAGGACGATATTTCCTTTACGGTCGACTACAAGTCCATGACGAAAAAGATTATCTCCGAAATTGAGGACGGAGAATTCAACCTAATAGAAAGGATCGCAGGGAACGTGGTGAAAATAATCCTCGAGGACGGGAGGGTGAGAAGGGCGACCGCGAAGGTGGATAAGCCGGGCGCGCTGCGGTTCGCCGATTCGGTCTCCGTAACGCACTCGGAATCGAGATAA
- a CDS encoding SDR family oxidoreductase, with the protein MKKAAFITGAGKRLGREMAIALADMGYDVALHYNTSVNGIRKTADEIKALGRKCEIFKADLSNIRNTKTLIEQVFRAFPYCSILINNASLFEDIKFMEVTEESFDREFTLNFKAPFFLSQEFGRRKSAQLIVNMLDTRVSRIESGHFVYNLSKRALRDFTLMAAKALGPKIRVNGICPGPILPPPEKDQKYLKKISKDTPLGKPGHPGHVITALKYILENDYVTGECLFVDGGQHLG; encoded by the coding sequence ATGAAAAAAGCTGCTTTTATAACAGGAGCGGGGAAGCGGCTGGGCAGGGAAATGGCGATTGCCCTTGCCGACATGGGGTACGACGTCGCCCTGCACTACAACACTTCGGTGAATGGAATCAGAAAAACGGCGGATGAGATAAAAGCACTCGGAAGAAAGTGCGAGATATTCAAAGCAGACCTCTCCAATATCAGAAACACGAAGACCCTCATCGAACAGGTATTCCGGGCCTTTCCATACTGCTCAATTCTCATAAACAACGCCTCCTTATTCGAAGACATAAAATTTATGGAAGTCACGGAGGAATCGTTCGACAGGGAATTCACCCTCAACTTCAAAGCGCCCTTCTTCCTGTCACAGGAATTCGGCAGAAGAAAAAGCGCGCAGCTGATCGTGAACATGCTCGATACGAGGGTCTCCCGGATCGAATCCGGCCACTTCGTTTACAACCTTAGCAAGAGAGCGCTCAGGGATTTCACCCTCATGGCCGCTAAAGCTCTCGGGCCAAAGATACGCGTCAACGGAATCTGTCCGGGGCCGATACTCCCTCCTCCGGAAAAGGATCAGAAATATCTGAAGAAGATATCGAAGGATACGCCATTGGGAAAGCCGGGACATCCCGGCCACGTCATAACGGCATTAAAATATATACTCGAAAACGACTACGTGACCGGAGAGTGCCTGTTTGTAGACGGCGGGCAGCACCTCGGCTGA
- the ppgK gene encoding polyphosphate--glucose phosphotransferase has translation MAKKPVKSSPPVLGIDIGGTGIKSAPVDIDKGVLLAERYRVDTPHPATPKSMLEAIGGIISHWNWKGPLGCGFPGVMKSGEVYTAANLSKKWIGVNIRDEIEKISPLKAVVINDADSAGLAEMKFGAGEKYNRHGGGVVLMVTLGTGVGTALFVDGHLVRNTELGHIEIDGEDAEKRTAEIHREIEGLSWKKWGKRVNDYLQHIEKLLSPDLIIIGGGVSKKSDKFFPYIKVRAPIVPAKMLNDAGIVGAALASEL, from the coding sequence ATGGCTAAAAAACCCGTAAAATCGAGCCCGCCTGTCCTCGGCATAGATATAGGAGGGACAGGGATCAAATCGGCCCCCGTCGACATCGACAAAGGCGTGCTGCTTGCGGAAAGATACAGGGTAGACACCCCTCATCCGGCGACTCCAAAGAGCATGCTCGAAGCCATAGGGGGCATAATCTCTCACTGGAACTGGAAGGGACCTCTCGGGTGCGGTTTTCCCGGCGTTATGAAGAGCGGGGAAGTCTATACGGCTGCGAACCTGTCGAAGAAATGGATCGGGGTCAATATCAGGGACGAGATCGAGAAGATATCGCCGCTTAAGGCCGTAGTGATAAACGACGCGGATTCGGCGGGCCTCGCCGAGATGAAGTTCGGCGCGGGGGAGAAATATAACCGGCACGGCGGCGGGGTCGTCCTCATGGTCACGCTCGGGACGGGCGTAGGCACCGCGCTCTTCGTCGACGGCCACCTGGTGCGTAACACGGAGCTGGGACACATAGAAATAGACGGCGAGGACGCGGAAAAACGCACGGCGGAGATTCACAGGGAGATCGAGGGCCTCAGCTGGAAGAAATGGGGTAAGAGGGTGAACGATTATTTACAGCACATCGAAAAGCTCCTGTCTCCCGACCTTATCATTATCGGGGGCGGGGTTAGCAAAAAGTCGGATAAGTTTTTCCCGTATATAAAGGTCAGA